One Prosthecobacter sp. SYSU 5D2 DNA window includes the following coding sequences:
- a CDS encoding DUF1080 domain-containing protein, with protein sequence MKSSLLLPLALFSLLTAARADDAFVPLFDGKTLTGWEQHSGTAEYRVENEAIVGKTVPNTGNSFLCTAKKYGDFILELEFKVDLSMNSGIQFRSNFYDKDTEIEVAGKMKKIPADRVHGYQFEIDPSPRAFTGGVYDEGRRGWLFDLKENEAARKAFKQGDWNKARIECKGDSIKTFINGVPAADFKDAMTKEGVIALQVHGVGKKTEAIGKEVMWRNIRIQELK encoded by the coding sequence ATGAAATCCAGCCTGTTACTTCCCCTCGCCCTTTTTTCCCTGCTCACCGCCGCCCGCGCTGACGACGCCTTCGTGCCCCTCTTCGACGGCAAAACCCTCACCGGCTGGGAGCAGCACAGCGGCACCGCCGAATACCGGGTGGAAAATGAAGCCATCGTCGGCAAGACCGTCCCCAATACCGGCAACTCCTTCCTCTGCACCGCCAAAAAATATGGCGACTTCATCCTGGAACTCGAATTCAAAGTGGACCTCTCCATGAACTCCGGCATCCAGTTCCGCAGCAACTTCTACGATAAGGACACCGAGATCGAAGTCGCCGGCAAAATGAAAAAGATCCCTGCCGACCGCGTCCACGGTTACCAGTTTGAGATTGACCCCAGTCCCCGTGCTTTCACCGGTGGCGTCTATGACGAAGGCCGCCGCGGCTGGCTCTTCGACCTCAAGGAAAACGAAGCCGCCCGCAAAGCCTTCAAACAGGGCGACTGGAACAAAGCCCGCATCGAGTGCAAAGGCGACAGCATCAAGACCTTCATCAACGGCGTCCCTGCCGCCGACTTCAAAGACGCCATGACAAAGGAGGGCGTCATTGCCCTCCAGGTCCACGGCGTCGGCAAAAAGACCGAAGCCATCGGCAAAGAAGTCATGTGGCGTAACATCCGCATCCAGGAGCTGAAGTAA
- a CDS encoding sugar phosphate isomerase/epimerase family protein, with the protein MISRRSFLTTSLGALGATALPAIEPINRAGKSRMQIGVAAYSFREKFQWSRGKEQKAKDGGKLWSILDFIDWCADNNVPGAEVTSYFFPPDVDEKFLLEVKRHAYLRGVQLAGTAVGNNFALPKGEKLDAQIADVKRWIDYAAIMSAPHIRVFAGPVSKELSEEEAVANCLAAYQECLDYAGTKGVFLGLENHGGIVAEPENLIKMVKAANSPWAGINFDSGNFHTEDPYADLEKIAPYSVNVQLKMEISRKGVPKGEGEPSDVDRVIKILKDANYQGWFTLEYEVKNVDPLVEVPKVIEMLRPKLA; encoded by the coding sequence ATGATCTCACGCCGTTCCTTTCTGACCACCAGCCTGGGTGCCCTGGGCGCCACTGCTCTCCCCGCCATTGAACCGATCAACCGCGCAGGGAAAAGCCGGATGCAGATCGGCGTGGCGGCGTATAGCTTCCGTGAGAAATTCCAGTGGTCGCGAGGCAAGGAGCAGAAGGCCAAGGACGGCGGGAAGCTCTGGAGCATCCTGGATTTCATTGACTGGTGCGCGGACAACAACGTGCCCGGAGCCGAGGTGACGAGCTATTTCTTCCCGCCGGATGTGGATGAAAAATTTCTCCTGGAGGTGAAGCGCCATGCCTACCTGCGCGGGGTTCAACTGGCCGGGACGGCGGTGGGCAACAACTTTGCCCTGCCCAAGGGGGAGAAACTGGACGCCCAGATCGCCGATGTGAAGCGCTGGATTGACTATGCGGCGATCATGAGTGCGCCGCATATCCGGGTGTTTGCGGGGCCTGTGTCCAAGGAACTGAGCGAGGAGGAGGCCGTGGCCAACTGCCTGGCCGCCTACCAGGAATGCCTGGACTACGCCGGCACCAAGGGCGTCTTCCTGGGCCTGGAAAACCACGGCGGTATCGTCGCAGAGCCGGAAAATCTGATCAAGATGGTGAAAGCAGCCAACAGCCCCTGGGCCGGCATCAACTTCGACAGCGGTAATTTCCACACCGAGGACCCCTATGCGGATCTGGAGAAGATTGCCCCATATTCTGTCAATGTGCAGCTCAAGATGGAAATCAGCCGCAAGGGTGTGCCCAAGGGAGAAGGAGAGCCGAGCGATGTGGACCGCGTGATCAAGATCCTGAAGGATGCCAATTACCAGGGCTGGTTCACCCTCGAATACGAAGTCAAAAACGTGGACCCTCTGGTGGAGGTACCGAAGGTCATCGAGATGCTGAGGCCGAAGCTGGCGTGA
- a CDS encoding MFS transporter, giving the protein MPAPKLTSTQWLICFIASIGFAFDIYELLMLPLIVGPALQELLGAAPGTPEFNSWVGKLFYIPAIAGGIFGLLGGYLTDILGRRRVLTWSILLYAFAAFAAGYSTSVEMLLFFRCLVFIGVCVEFVAAVAWLAELFPDPKQREKVLGYTQAFSSIGGLLVAVANGLCVKYSLSFPAIHFPDFLSGMFGGGTVADEHAAWRYTLMSGLIPAIPLIVIRPFLPESPAWAQKKAAGTLRRPSIGELFTPELRRTTLVTTAMFAMAYGAAFGAIQHIPRIIPGLPEVKAAAVAASEAAATENAGKPADVVKKLSVVAGKKAEQSIAANTTKIQEVGGLVGRFILAALAVIIVSRRKLLRLFVVPGLAVMPIVFAYCAVTGLIPLQIGIFFAGLLTVAQFSFWGNYLPRVYPMHLRGTGESFAANIGGRLIGTSFAWVTTTLATTTDLAAAPAKLAYTAAAVGFGVYFMSLILSFFLPEPKEELMD; this is encoded by the coding sequence ATGCCTGCCCCTAAACTGACCTCCACCCAATGGCTGATCTGCTTCATTGCTTCGATCGGGTTCGCTTTCGACATTTACGAACTGCTCATGCTGCCGCTGATTGTGGGGCCGGCTTTGCAGGAGCTGCTGGGTGCGGCGCCTGGAACCCCGGAATTCAACAGCTGGGTGGGCAAGCTGTTTTATATTCCTGCCATTGCTGGGGGCATCTTTGGCCTGCTGGGGGGATACTTGACGGACATTTTGGGCCGGCGGCGCGTGCTGACTTGGAGCATTTTGCTTTATGCCTTCGCAGCCTTTGCGGCGGGGTATTCCACCAGTGTGGAGATGCTGCTGTTTTTCCGCTGCCTGGTATTCATCGGTGTGTGCGTGGAATTTGTGGCGGCGGTGGCTTGGCTGGCGGAACTTTTCCCGGACCCGAAGCAGCGGGAGAAGGTGCTGGGCTATACGCAGGCGTTTTCCTCCATCGGCGGTCTGCTGGTGGCGGTGGCCAACGGACTGTGCGTCAAATACTCGCTGAGCTTTCCGGCCATTCATTTCCCGGATTTCCTGAGCGGAATGTTTGGCGGCGGCACGGTGGCGGATGAGCACGCCGCCTGGCGTTATACGCTGATGTCCGGCCTGATTCCGGCCATCCCGCTCATCGTCATCCGTCCGTTCCTGCCGGAATCCCCGGCCTGGGCGCAGAAGAAGGCGGCGGGCACACTGAGGCGTCCAAGCATCGGCGAGCTGTTCACGCCGGAGCTGCGCCGCACCACGCTGGTGACGACGGCGATGTTTGCCATGGCCTATGGGGCGGCCTTTGGGGCCATCCAGCACATTCCGCGCATCATTCCTGGGCTTCCGGAAGTGAAGGCCGCCGCAGTAGCGGCCTCGGAAGCGGCAGCGACGGAAAATGCGGGTAAACCGGCAGATGTGGTGAAGAAGCTGTCTGTGGTGGCCGGCAAAAAGGCGGAGCAATCCATCGCAGCGAACACCACAAAAATCCAGGAGGTGGGAGGCCTCGTGGGCCGCTTCATTCTGGCAGCACTGGCGGTGATCATCGTGAGCCGGCGCAAGCTGCTTCGGCTCTTTGTGGTGCCGGGGCTGGCGGTGATGCCCATAGTGTTTGCCTACTGTGCCGTGACGGGACTGATCCCGCTGCAGATCGGCATCTTCTTCGCGGGGCTGCTGACAGTGGCACAGTTCAGCTTCTGGGGGAATTACCTGCCGCGTGTGTACCCGATGCACCTGCGCGGCACGGGCGAAAGCTTTGCGGCCAACATTGGCGGGCGCCTCATCGGCACCTCTTTTGCCTGGGTGACGACGACACTGGCGACGACTACAGATCTGGCAGCGGCTCCGGCCAAGCTGGCCTACACGGCGGCGGCGGTGGGCTTTGGGGTTTATTTCATGAGCCTGATCCTGTCGTTCTTCCTGCCTGAGCCAAAGGAAGAGCTGATGGATTGA
- a CDS encoding pseudouridine synthase has translation MPRLDQLLSSLGYGSRREVADFVKSGRVRRAGEVLKKADTKVEPEDITLDGETLEAPHGLLAMLHKPLGHVCTHSDGEGPTIYELLPPRWMARKPAVTSIGRLDKDTSGLILITDLGPLVHQFTSPKAEVEKIYEVTVDRELDPALVATFASGSVMLRGEDRPCLPAQLEITAPLTARLTLMEGRYHQVRRMFASQGWHVEKLHRSRFGPYTLDDLAPSQWRMLELPV, from the coding sequence GTGCCCCGCCTTGATCAACTGCTCTCCTCCCTCGGCTACGGTTCGCGCCGGGAAGTCGCGGATTTTGTCAAATCCGGTCGTGTACGCCGGGCTGGAGAAGTTCTGAAAAAAGCCGACACCAAGGTGGAGCCGGAAGACATCACCCTGGATGGAGAAACGCTGGAGGCCCCCCACGGCCTGCTCGCCATGTTACACAAGCCGTTAGGCCACGTCTGCACCCACAGCGATGGCGAAGGCCCCACCATCTATGAGCTGCTGCCGCCTCGGTGGATGGCCCGCAAGCCCGCCGTCACCAGCATCGGCCGGCTGGACAAGGACACCAGCGGCCTCATCCTCATCACCGACCTCGGCCCCCTCGTCCACCAGTTCACCTCCCCCAAGGCCGAAGTGGAAAAGATCTACGAAGTCACCGTGGACCGCGAGCTGGATCCCGCCCTCGTCGCCACCTTCGCCAGCGGCAGCGTCATGCTCCGTGGCGAGGACCGGCCCTGCCTCCCCGCCCAGCTCGAAATCACCGCCCCCCTCACCGCCCGCCTCACCCTCATGGAAGGCCGGTATCACCAGGTCCGCCGCATGTTCGCCAGCCAGGGCTGGCATGTGGAAAAACTCCACCGCAGCCGCTTTGGACCCTATACCCTGGATGATCTGGCCCCCAGCCAGTGGCGGATGCTTGAGCTGCCGGTATAG
- a CDS encoding ribonuclease E inhibitor RraB, translating to MSDPQPRQPKTITIEMLQKMFASIVEKTDWNMAGDMLWGYFFTHHEPAALEKARDILVREGYRFVNIYQLDEETPGASRPWWLHVEKEEMHTPQTLDARNDELYLFAHEQGLDCYDGMDIGPIQNESE from the coding sequence ATGTCCGACCCCCAGCCCCGCCAGCCCAAAACCATCACCATCGAAATGCTCCAGAAGATGTTCGCCAGCATCGTCGAAAAGACGGACTGGAACATGGCTGGCGACATGCTCTGGGGTTACTTCTTCACTCACCATGAGCCCGCCGCCCTGGAGAAGGCACGGGATATCCTCGTTAGAGAAGGCTACCGCTTTGTGAACATCTACCAGCTTGATGAAGAAACCCCCGGAGCCTCCCGCCCCTGGTGGCTGCATGTGGAGAAGGAGGAGATGCACACCCCGCAGACTCTGGATGCCCGCAACGACGAGCTTTACCTCTTCGCCCATGAGCAAGGCCTGGACTGCTACGATGGCATGGACATCGGTCCCATCCAAAACGAGAGCGAGTAA
- the panC gene encoding pantoate--beta-alanine ligase, whose amino-acid sequence MTLIETVKELRAWRKAADRVYFVPTMGALHEGHATLIREARKMAGPDAQVVASIFVNPLQFGPNEDFDRYPRTLETDLAICQEAGADMVFAPAVKEVYHHDRSIQIHETSLSNVLCGASRPGHFDGVCTVVAKLFNFVQPDDALFGKKDYQQLAIIRRLVRDLDFPVDIHGIDTVREPDGLAMSSRNRYLTPAERAQAPALRAALLKARDAWLTGVTGTRRLLEIIHYYLADEATLGRKDYISIVDRDTLQPLDLVQNNGLIALAVFFDKARLIDNIELVR is encoded by the coding sequence ATGACATTGATCGAGACTGTGAAAGAACTGCGCGCCTGGAGAAAGGCCGCCGACAGAGTTTACTTCGTCCCCACCATGGGCGCCCTGCATGAAGGCCACGCCACCCTCATCCGCGAGGCGCGCAAAATGGCAGGACCTGACGCCCAGGTAGTCGCCAGCATCTTTGTCAATCCGCTCCAGTTCGGGCCAAATGAAGACTTTGACCGCTATCCCCGCACCCTGGAAACCGACCTGGCCATCTGCCAGGAAGCCGGGGCCGACATGGTCTTCGCTCCCGCCGTGAAGGAGGTCTATCACCACGACCGCAGCATTCAAATTCATGAAACCAGCCTCTCCAACGTCCTTTGCGGAGCCAGCCGCCCAGGCCACTTCGACGGCGTCTGCACGGTCGTCGCCAAGCTCTTCAACTTCGTCCAGCCGGACGATGCCCTCTTTGGCAAAAAAGACTACCAGCAGCTCGCCATCATCCGCCGTCTGGTGCGAGACCTGGACTTCCCCGTGGACATCCACGGCATCGACACCGTCCGCGAGCCCGATGGCCTGGCCATGAGCTCCCGCAACCGCTACCTCACCCCTGCCGAGCGCGCCCAGGCCCCCGCTCTGCGCGCCGCCTTGTTAAAAGCCCGCGACGCCTGGCTCACCGGCGTTACCGGCACCCGCCGCCTTCTGGAGATCATCCACTACTACCTCGCCGATGAAGCCACCCTCGGCCGCAAAGACTACATCTCCATCGTGGACCGCGACACCCTCCAGCCCCTGGACCTGGTTCAGAACAACGGCCTCATCGCCCTCGCCGTTTTCTTCGACAAAGCGCGGCTCATTGATAACATTGAACTGGTCAGATAA
- a CDS encoding ABC transporter permease: protein MILFLRQWQGELLKLFARRRTYIGFGAFLLLEIVLLIVFRLQGVERIFERMISRQGQSFEHYFSALTLAQVILGFSVVLLGAIYLALVAGDIVAKENEDGHYRMLLVRPISRVRLLFIKYLTCIGYTIALVQFITWTAFLLGLSVKGWGGGFFAMVPDVGVLEFYDWGQGMERFALASLFLSLSMTTVSSIAFFLSCFPIKPAAATIAALSYFLIDRILRETGFMESYDHLLLTKHIISWARILSQDIPWPVIIRDYTALAAVNASLFIVGAAVFESRDLKS, encoded by the coding sequence ATGATCCTCTTCCTCCGCCAGTGGCAGGGTGAACTGCTGAAGCTCTTCGCCCGCCGCCGCACCTACATCGGTTTTGGGGCCTTTCTGCTTCTGGAAATCGTACTGCTGATTGTCTTCCGCCTGCAAGGGGTGGAGCGCATCTTTGAGCGGATGATCTCCCGCCAGGGGCAGTCCTTTGAGCATTACTTTTCCGCGCTCACCCTGGCCCAGGTCATCCTCGGTTTCTCCGTCGTGCTGCTCGGTGCGATTTATCTGGCCCTCGTCGCAGGTGACATCGTGGCCAAGGAAAATGAAGACGGCCATTACCGCATGCTGCTCGTGCGCCCCATCAGCCGCGTGCGCCTGCTCTTCATCAAGTACCTCACCTGCATCGGCTACACCATCGCCCTGGTGCAGTTCATCACCTGGACAGCCTTTTTGTTAGGCCTGTCCGTCAAAGGCTGGGGCGGCGGATTTTTTGCGATGGTTCCGGATGTCGGCGTTCTGGAATTTTATGACTGGGGGCAAGGCATGGAACGCTTTGCCCTGGCCTCCCTCTTTCTCTCACTCAGCATGACCACAGTCAGCAGCATTGCCTTTTTCCTCTCCTGCTTTCCCATCAAGCCGGCTGCCGCCACCATCGCCGCGCTGTCCTATTTCCTCATTGACCGCATCCTGCGGGAAACCGGTTTCATGGAGAGCTATGACCACCTCCTGCTCACCAAGCACATCATCAGCTGGGCCCGCATCCTGTCCCAGGACATCCCCTGGCCCGTCATCATCCGCGACTACACCGCCCTGGCGGCCGTGAATGCCTCCCTCTTCATTGTGGGTGCCGCCGTATTCGAATCCAGAGACCTGAAATCATGA
- a CDS encoding ABC transporter ATP-binding protein: MALLEVRNLIKRWPNGRLALDDVSFEMRQGEILGLLGHNGAGKSTILGITLGMVRPDEGEVRIAGHSVQQHRSLALSHVGAIYEAAHFYEYLTGWQNLRVLCSLSGWWDEEEARRILKLVNLADRAHHKTKTYSHGMRQRLALAQALMPLPKCLLLDEPTDGLDPEGIREFREFILKLRAEFGMTILLNSHLLVEVEQMCDRCVILKQGKKMYEGPVPSQEKKQGVFHLQTRDAAKAKDVISRAGAMIDPVTNLVELPPHLIGHELLKTLVEAGVRVDSWQPHKPTLEEFYLGLTAP, encoded by the coding sequence ATGGCCCTCCTCGAAGTTCGCAATCTCATCAAACGCTGGCCCAATGGCCGTCTGGCGTTGGATGACGTCAGCTTTGAGATGCGCCAGGGAGAAATCCTGGGGCTGCTGGGCCACAATGGCGCGGGAAAAAGCACCATCCTCGGCATCACCCTCGGCATGGTCCGCCCTGACGAGGGCGAGGTGCGCATCGCCGGCCATTCCGTCCAGCAGCATCGCTCTCTGGCCCTGAGCCATGTCGGCGCCATCTATGAGGCCGCTCACTTTTATGAATACCTCACCGGCTGGCAGAACCTGCGCGTGCTGTGCTCCCTTTCCGGCTGGTGGGATGAAGAGGAGGCCCGGCGCATCCTGAAGTTGGTCAACCTCGCCGACCGCGCCCATCACAAAACCAAGACCTACAGCCACGGCATGCGCCAGCGCCTCGCGCTCGCCCAGGCACTGATGCCGCTTCCGAAGTGCTTGTTGTTAGACGAGCCCACCGATGGACTCGACCCCGAAGGCATTCGTGAATTCCGCGAGTTCATCCTCAAACTCCGTGCAGAGTTCGGCATGACCATTCTGCTGAACTCCCATCTCCTCGTCGAAGTGGAGCAGATGTGCGATCGCTGCGTCATCCTTAAACAGGGTAAAAAAATGTACGAGGGTCCCGTGCCCTCGCAGGAAAAAAAACAGGGCGTCTTTCACCTCCAGACACGGGATGCCGCCAAGGCCAAAGACGTCATCTCGCGCGCCGGAGCCATGATCGACCCCGTGACGAATCTCGTCGAGCTGCCGCCTCATCTCATCGGCCATGAGCTGCTGAAAACCCTGGTGGAGGCGGGTGTGCGGGTGGACTCCTGGCAGCCGCACAAACCCACCCTGGAAGAATTTTACCTCGGCCTCACTGCTCCATGA
- a CDS encoding FHA domain-containing protein, whose protein sequence is MATLIFYLEDGTTLNHTLDEGATTIGRHPDSVVVLEFPSVSGHHAIIELAENACYITDLKSSNGTHVNGVTIEEAQLNDGDRIGFGDVQAVFAAGEAPAVIHVPPPVLDVPVAAPPPPPVARAAQRPPAPKRSPQVRRSGYPDEGGGCGTAIVVIGLFIVALIVGLYMRHYKETEGGNFFQDVADKMGAKIPKIKIEKKPGE, encoded by the coding sequence ATGGCCACGCTTATATTTTACCTTGAAGATGGAACCACCCTTAATCATACCCTGGATGAAGGTGCGACGACCATCGGCAGGCATCCTGACAGTGTTGTGGTGCTCGAATTTCCATCCGTCTCAGGGCATCATGCCATCATCGAGCTGGCTGAAAACGCCTGTTATATCACGGACCTGAAATCCAGCAATGGCACGCATGTGAACGGCGTGACGATTGAGGAGGCCCAGCTCAATGATGGGGACCGCATTGGCTTTGGCGATGTGCAGGCGGTGTTTGCCGCCGGAGAGGCGCCGGCGGTGATCCATGTGCCGCCGCCGGTCCTGGATGTCCCTGTGGCCGCTCCCCCGCCGCCACCGGTAGCCAGGGCCGCCCAGCGTCCGCCAGCTCCCAAACGCAGCCCGCAGGTCCGCCGCAGCGGATACCCGGATGAAGGCGGCGGCTGTGGGACCGCCATCGTCGTCATCGGTCTTTTCATTGTGGCTCTCATCGTAGGATTGTATATGCGGCATTACAAGGAAACGGAAGGCGGCAACTTCTTCCAGGATGTGGCGGATAAAATGGGGGCCAAGATTCCCAAGATCAAGATCGAGAAAAAACCTGGCGAGTAA
- a CDS encoding Gfo/Idh/MocA family oxidoreductase gives MNRRAFLSTSLATTLSLHQARSAPSARTRVAVIGHTGRGNFGHGLDSMWLDMPETEVVAVADADAKGLAGAVKKLKLEKGYTDYRKMLAEAGAEIVAIGPRHIDQHHEMTLAAIQAGARGIYMEKPFVPTLAQADEIIAACEKTGAKVALAHRNRYHPVLPALKKMIADGAIGQPLEYRVRGKEDARGGSLDLWVLGSHLFNLVHYFAGEPRACTAGVFQDGRLITRADVKEGAEGIGPLAGNEVHARFEMTDGLPAFFDSVQNAGVKTAGFGVQIIGTEGILDLRIDAEPLAHYLAGSPFGPNDKPRLWQPVTTAGVGQKETVENIRKLVGGHVGPGRDLIAAVKENREPLCNAKDARVTLEMTMGIFESHRLDGRRVELPLKDRSHPLTRLS, from the coding sequence ATGAACCGCCGCGCCTTTCTCTCCACCTCCCTGGCCACCACCCTGTCCCTGCACCAGGCCCGCAGTGCACCTTCGGCGCGGACACGTGTCGCCGTGATCGGCCACACAGGCCGGGGAAACTTTGGCCATGGTCTGGACTCCATGTGGCTGGACATGCCGGAAACGGAAGTCGTGGCTGTGGCGGATGCGGATGCCAAAGGCCTTGCAGGTGCCGTGAAAAAGCTGAAACTGGAAAAAGGCTATACTGACTACCGGAAAATGCTGGCGGAAGCCGGGGCGGAGATTGTGGCCATCGGCCCGCGCCACATTGATCAGCATCATGAGATGACCCTGGCTGCCATCCAGGCCGGTGCGCGTGGCATTTACATGGAAAAGCCTTTTGTGCCCACGCTTGCCCAGGCGGATGAGATCATCGCCGCCTGTGAAAAGACCGGAGCGAAGGTGGCCCTGGCTCACCGCAACCGTTACCACCCTGTGCTGCCTGCGCTGAAAAAAATGATCGCCGACGGTGCCATTGGCCAGCCCTTGGAATACCGCGTGCGCGGCAAGGAAGATGCCCGTGGCGGATCGCTGGACCTGTGGGTGCTCGGCTCCCATCTTTTCAACCTGGTTCATTACTTCGCCGGAGAGCCGCGTGCCTGCACGGCAGGCGTGTTTCAGGACGGACGGCTGATTACCCGTGCCGATGTGAAGGAGGGGGCGGAGGGCATCGGCCCCCTGGCGGGCAATGAAGTGCATGCCCGTTTTGAAATGACTGACGGCCTGCCTGCCTTCTTTGACTCCGTCCAGAATGCCGGGGTCAAAACCGCCGGATTTGGCGTTCAGATCATCGGCACAGAAGGCATCCTGGACCTGCGTATTGATGCAGAACCGCTGGCCCACTACCTGGCAGGCAGCCCCTTTGGTCCGAATGACAAACCGCGACTTTGGCAGCCTGTCACCACCGCCGGTGTCGGTCAGAAGGAAACGGTGGAAAACATCCGCAAGCTGGTGGGCGGACACGTCGGGCCGGGGCGTGATCTCATCGCAGCAGTCAAAGAAAACCGGGAGCCTCTGTGCAACGCCAAGGATGCACGGGTGACGCTGGAAATGACGATGGGCATCTTTGAATCCCACCGCCTGGATGGCCGCCGTGTGGAACTGCCGCTCAAGGACCGCAGCCACCCCCTCACCCGTCTTTCCTGA